A window of the Mesorhizobium opportunistum WSM2075 genome harbors these coding sequences:
- the metK gene encoding methionine adenosyltransferase, producing MTRQFVFSSESVGAGHPDKMADNISDGVLDAILRKDPLARVACEALVKSGMVVLAGEITSHAQIDYSQVARDIILDIGYDDDAIGFDGRRCAVILALTEQSPDISQGVDEGRGQDLEQGAGDQGLMFGYACNETETLMPLPIQLAHDLTKKQAEVRQTGRLGWLRPDVKSQVSVRYEGLRPVALDTIVLSTQHDDKVSQAAVREGVIEEIIRPVLPHDLDTTGIRFLVNPTGRFVVGGPRGDCGLTGRKIIVDSYGGMGRHGGGAFSGKDPSKVDRSAAYAARYVAKNVVASGLAEVCEVQLAYAIGVAAPVSVLINTFGTAKIDEKRIERAVLELFDLRPKGIIKALDLLRPIYRKTATYGHFGREEPEFTWEKTDRADDLSREAGPAAA from the coding sequence ATGACCAGACAATTCGTGTTCTCCTCCGAATCCGTCGGCGCGGGACATCCCGACAAGATGGCCGACAATATCTCAGATGGCGTCCTCGATGCGATCCTTCGCAAGGATCCTCTGGCTCGCGTTGCTTGTGAAGCGTTGGTGAAGTCAGGGATGGTCGTTCTGGCTGGCGAGATCACCAGCCACGCGCAGATCGACTACAGCCAAGTTGCCCGCGATATCATTTTGGACATTGGATATGACGACGATGCGATCGGCTTTGACGGCCGGCGTTGCGCGGTGATCTTGGCCCTGACCGAGCAGTCGCCTGACATCAGCCAGGGGGTAGACGAGGGACGAGGGCAGGATCTCGAGCAGGGAGCGGGAGATCAGGGCCTCATGTTCGGGTACGCATGCAACGAGACCGAAACATTGATGCCATTGCCAATCCAACTTGCTCACGATTTGACGAAAAAACAGGCAGAGGTGCGCCAAACCGGACGCCTTGGCTGGCTTCGCCCGGACGTTAAATCTCAGGTGTCCGTCCGCTATGAAGGTTTGCGACCGGTAGCGCTCGATACCATAGTCCTGTCGACGCAGCATGACGATAAGGTCTCACAGGCCGCCGTCCGCGAAGGCGTCATTGAGGAGATCATAAGGCCGGTCTTGCCCCATGACCTGGATACGACGGGAATAAGGTTCCTGGTCAATCCAACCGGCCGGTTCGTGGTCGGCGGGCCGCGAGGCGATTGCGGGCTTACCGGCCGCAAGATCATCGTCGATTCCTACGGCGGCATGGGGCGTCACGGCGGCGGTGCCTTTTCGGGCAAGGACCCGTCCAAGGTTGATCGGTCGGCCGCCTATGCCGCGCGGTACGTCGCAAAAAACGTCGTTGCCAGCGGACTTGCGGAGGTGTGCGAGGTTCAGCTTGCTTACGCGATCGGTGTGGCCGCACCGGTCTCAGTCCTCATCAATACATTCGGAACCGCAAAGATTGATGAAAAAAGGATCGAACGCGCCGTCCTTGAGCTTTTCGATCTCAGGCCGAAAGGCATCATCAAGGCGCTGGATCTCTTACGGCCGATTTACCGCAAGACCGCGACATACGGACACTTCGGCCGCGAAGAGCCGGAGTTCACCTGGGAAAAGACGGACAGAGCTGACGACCTGTCGCGTGAGGCAGGACCCGCAGCTGCTTGA
- a CDS encoding 50S ribosomal protein L11 methyltransferase: protein MMRDSARNAAIEAAIASCNLRGKTVVEIGTGAGLPAMLFARHGARKVFTCEMDERIAAAAREIIRNNDLQDRIVVIAKSSRQAIQDGDLPSAPDIIFTETLDSGVVGEGYESIAEDIRQIASPATVVMPDRIQQFGFLCTDVQAFEDNSVFNQCGFDLSGFNLFAERSYFSVIQTLHDPVCLSPTVLFRSYDYLDPSALDPVEHQVTVHSSGLCHGMTSYFDAHFGKFLISSRERKSHWRTAFHPLRVPMPVESGRRYYLRGDKSGSIDLVST, encoded by the coding sequence ATGATGCGCGACTCCGCACGAAATGCAGCAATAGAGGCGGCCATAGCATCCTGTAATCTCAGAGGAAAGACCGTCGTGGAAATCGGGACCGGGGCTGGCCTTCCGGCGATGCTCTTCGCCAGGCATGGCGCCCGAAAGGTATTCACATGCGAGATGGATGAGCGAATTGCTGCGGCAGCGCGGGAGATTATCCGGAACAACGATTTGCAGGATCGCATCGTGGTGATTGCAAAGTCCTCAAGGCAAGCAATTCAGGACGGCGACCTTCCTTCGGCGCCTGACATAATTTTTACGGAAACATTGGATTCTGGGGTAGTTGGTGAGGGATATGAATCGATAGCGGAAGACATCCGCCAAATCGCCAGTCCTGCTACAGTAGTGATGCCAGATCGGATTCAGCAATTCGGGTTCCTCTGCACCGACGTGCAAGCCTTTGAGGACAATTCCGTCTTTAACCAATGCGGATTCGATCTTTCGGGATTTAACCTGTTTGCCGAACGTTCATATTTTTCGGTGATCCAGACGCTACATGATCCGGTATGTCTCTCGCCAACCGTTCTTTTCAGGAGCTATGATTATTTAGATCCAAGCGCTCTGGACCCGGTAGAACATCAAGTTACAGTTCACAGCTCTGGCCTTTGCCATGGAATGACCTCATATTTTGACGCCCATTTTGGGAAATTTCTCATCTCTTCTAGAGAGCGGAAGAGTCATTGGCGAACGGCTTTTCACCCCCTACGAGTACCTATGCCGGTCGAATCTGGGCGGAGATACTATTTGAGAGGTGATAAATCTGGGTCGATCGATTTGGTTTCGACATGA
- a CDS encoding class I SAM-dependent methyltransferase, whose amino-acid sequence MEQQVEDFFKDCDKAPRLNEMADFFSATAAGRSGAPIKVPSVDARLFQGDVSLQSFTSVHRQIWGRFDPHYHASIPYRLEEEVRVGDAFLRYADAIADETVPARFYLLGAAEGTLARTLAQLGNGKIQTLSCSPNKENEESFFLHGRPAHATFFLGPFHHLTRSRMVGTSALRHFADGFDIILEDTTFQMYSPNRKAQIGFVKHHLKDGGIFFFFEKFRQDDDISYLSRELQKDYGYKARFFTQDDIKNKTESILKQMNFNETTLSEMSESVAAHFKYGCVTWNSGNFYTLAASNNADNLRRVISAMAPPCIPNEYVYTETPASLPGLAFEPPPFRRLAASGR is encoded by the coding sequence ATGGAACAGCAGGTGGAAGACTTTTTCAAGGACTGCGATAAGGCACCGCGATTGAATGAAATGGCCGATTTCTTTTCGGCGACCGCAGCAGGCCGATCAGGAGCCCCGATCAAAGTTCCGAGCGTGGATGCGCGCCTTTTCCAAGGGGATGTGTCGCTGCAAAGCTTCACCAGCGTGCATCGCCAGATCTGGGGCCGCTTCGACCCTCACTATCATGCCAGCATTCCTTATCGTCTCGAGGAGGAGGTTCGAGTTGGCGATGCCTTCTTGCGATATGCAGACGCTATCGCGGATGAGACCGTCCCGGCTCGGTTCTATCTGCTGGGGGCCGCCGAAGGCACACTCGCTCGAACGCTTGCCCAGCTGGGCAACGGCAAGATTCAAACCCTTTCATGCAGTCCCAATAAAGAAAACGAGGAAAGCTTCTTTCTCCACGGACGGCCCGCGCATGCAACATTCTTCCTCGGCCCATTTCATCACTTGACCCGGAGCAGAATGGTGGGAACGTCGGCGCTCAGGCACTTTGCCGACGGATTCGACATCATCTTGGAGGACACCACATTTCAAATGTATTCGCCCAATCGAAAGGCGCAGATTGGCTTTGTGAAACATCATTTGAAAGACGGCGGGATATTCTTCTTCTTCGAAAAATTTCGGCAAGACGACGATATCTCATACCTGAGCCGGGAGCTACAGAAAGACTACGGATATAAGGCACGCTTCTTCACTCAGGACGATATCAAAAATAAGACTGAATCCATTCTTAAGCAAATGAACTTCAATGAGACGACGCTATCTGAAATGTCAGAGTCGGTGGCCGCACACTTCAAATACGGATGCGTGACATGGAATTCCGGCAATTTCTACACACTTGCCGCTAGCAACAACGCGGACAATCTTCGGCGTGTAATTTCGGCGATGGCCCCGCCCTGCATTCCAAATGAATACGTCTATACGGAAACTCCGGCTTCGCTGCCGGGATTGGCCTTCGAACCCCCGCCGTTCCGCCGCCTGGCAGCGTCCGGCAGATGA
- the glyA gene encoding serine hydroxymethyltransferase, with amino-acid sequence MSNSTGGGIAELGTCEWPPLAVADSRVHELLLRQERQERTTLKLIASENFASSAVLEATGSIFTNKYAEGYPGARYYAGNEIVDELENLAMDRLKALFGCEHANVQPYSGSPANQAVCRALLCPGDKMMGLTLPEGGHLTHGWAVNFSGTDYQRVPYGLHEKTHQIDHDSLRETAKRERPKLIWVGGTAYPRIFDYEAMAEIASEVNSYLVADIAHISGLVVAGVHPNPVGHCDVVTSTSHKSIRGPRGGFILSRNEDRYQALYHSKSKHNLAKRIDRAVFPLLQGGPHMNTIAALAVALHEAGNPSFRVYGQQIVNNARALAQALLERGYELVTGGTDNHMLILDLRERPLSGKAYAERLSQAGIITNFNMVPGDRRHPALTSGIRLGTPAVTSVGMREAEMLQIAAFIDLVCRQPDDSDVHARVRRDVADFCAAFDVPGISDR; translated from the coding sequence ATGAGCAATTCGACTGGCGGCGGGATCGCGGAGCTTGGCACTTGCGAGTGGCCTCCCCTGGCTGTCGCAGATTCTCGCGTTCACGAGCTGCTTTTAAGACAGGAGCGCCAGGAGAGGACGACCCTCAAGCTTATCGCCTCCGAGAACTTCGCGTCCTCCGCGGTGCTGGAAGCGACCGGGTCTATTTTCACCAACAAGTATGCCGAGGGATATCCTGGCGCACGCTATTACGCCGGAAACGAGATCGTCGATGAGCTTGAGAACCTCGCCATGGATCGATTGAAGGCACTGTTCGGCTGTGAACACGCCAACGTGCAGCCCTATTCCGGCTCCCCGGCCAATCAGGCTGTCTGTCGAGCGCTGTTGTGTCCGGGAGACAAGATGATGGGCTTGACCCTCCCCGAGGGCGGGCATCTGACTCACGGTTGGGCCGTCAACTTCTCCGGCACTGACTATCAGAGAGTCCCGTACGGGCTGCACGAAAAGACACACCAGATTGACCATGACAGCTTGCGCGAGACGGCCAAGCGGGAACGACCGAAGCTCATTTGGGTCGGCGGAACTGCCTATCCGCGTATCTTTGACTACGAGGCAATGGCCGAAATTGCTTCGGAGGTGAACTCCTACCTGGTGGCCGACATCGCCCACATCAGCGGCCTCGTTGTCGCAGGAGTGCACCCCAATCCTGTAGGCCATTGCGATGTGGTCACCAGCACCTCTCACAAATCGATCCGCGGTCCCCGCGGTGGCTTCATATTGTCAAGGAATGAAGACCGCTATCAGGCACTCTATCATTCCAAGAGCAAACACAATCTGGCCAAACGCATAGACCGTGCCGTGTTCCCTCTCCTGCAGGGCGGACCTCACATGAATACGATTGCAGCGCTAGCTGTCGCTCTGCACGAAGCAGGGAATCCGTCCTTCCGTGTGTACGGTCAGCAGATCGTCAACAACGCCAGGGCTCTGGCCCAGGCGCTTCTGGAGCGAGGCTATGAACTCGTCACGGGGGGCACTGACAATCACATGCTGATCCTTGATCTACGGGAACGGCCGCTGTCCGGGAAAGCCTATGCCGAGCGCTTGTCGCAAGCAGGTATCATCACGAATTTCAACATGGTGCCGGGCGACCGGCGGCATCCCGCGCTCACCAGCGGCATTCGGTTAGGCACGCCAGCAGTGACGTCTGTGGGCATGCGCGAGGCGGAAATGCTGCAGATTGCCGCTTTCATCGACCTTGTTTGCCGCCAGCCCGATGATTCGGATGTCCATGCCCGCGTGCGCAGAGACGTTGCCGACTTCTGCGCTGCGTTCGACGTCCCTGGCATCTCCGACAGATAA
- a CDS encoding adenosine kinase, with protein MPDYDVLCIGNAIVDILAQCDEEFLETNGIIKGAMNLIDTQRAELLYSRMGPAIEASGGSAGNTAAGVASFGGRAAFFGKVSNDALGEIYAHDIHAQGVAFDTTPLKGEPPTARSMIFVTPDGERSMNTYLGACVELGPEDVEADKASGAKVTYFEGYLWDPPRAKEAIRQTAKLAHAAGREVSMTLSDSFCVDRYRDEFLELMRSGTVDIVFANSHEIKSLYQTSSFDEALAQIRKDCRIAAVTRSEKGSVIVHGDETVVIKATAIKELVDTTGAGDLYAAGFLHGYTQGRDLKTCGDLGSLAAGLVIQQIGPRPRQNLRREAEQAGLL; from the coding sequence ATGCCGGATTATGACGTGCTTTGCATCGGCAATGCCATTGTCGACATCCTCGCCCAGTGCGACGAGGAATTCCTCGAGACCAACGGCATCATCAAGGGCGCGATGAACCTCATCGACACACAACGCGCCGAACTGCTCTACAGCCGCATGGGCCCGGCGATCGAGGCGTCCGGCGGCAGCGCCGGCAACACGGCGGCCGGCGTCGCCAGCTTCGGCGGCCGCGCCGCCTTCTTCGGCAAGGTCTCCAACGATGCGCTGGGCGAAATCTACGCCCACGACATCCATGCGCAGGGCGTCGCCTTCGACACCACGCCGCTCAAGGGAGAGCCGCCGACGGCGCGCTCGATGATCTTCGTCACGCCCGACGGCGAGCGCTCGATGAACACCTATCTCGGCGCCTGCGTCGAGCTTGGGCCGGAGGATGTCGAGGCCGACAAGGCGTCTGGCGCCAAGGTCACCTATTTCGAAGGCTATCTGTGGGACCCGCCGCGCGCCAAGGAAGCGATCCGCCAGACGGCGAAGCTGGCGCACGCAGCAGGCCGCGAAGTGTCGATGACGCTGTCGGATTCGTTCTGCGTCGACCGCTACCGCGACGAATTCCTCGAGCTGATGCGTTCGGGCACGGTCGACATCGTCTTTGCCAACAGCCACGAGATCAAATCGCTCTACCAGACATCCTCGTTCGACGAGGCGCTGGCGCAGATCCGCAAGGATTGCCGGATCGCCGCCGTGACCCGCTCGGAAAAAGGCTCCGTCATCGTGCACGGCGACGAAACCGTGGTGATCAAGGCGACCGCCATCAAGGAACTGGTCGACACGACCGGCGCCGGCGACCTCTACGCCGCCGGCTTCCTGCATGGCTACACGCAAGGCCGCGACCTCAAGACCTGCGGTGATCTTGGCTCACTGGCGGCCGGATTGGTGATCCAGCAGATCGGCCCCAGGCCCCGGCAGAATCTGCGCCGCGAGGCTGAGCAGGCGGGATTGTTGTAG
- a CDS encoding class I SAM-dependent DNA methyltransferase yields MADEFIYDENWSAMYELLTLLRGKNDEVGETVAFLQRFSSGGTALELGIGDGRVAVPLSERGVKVEGIDNSDSMLNLLAKRTDLIKFWKADISRFRSEQRYNLVYCVWNTFTQAVTREAQIACLRSAVEALDDGGNLVIDVGVPPLDGFVNGQKISTLVVDHENTIIAADVHDPLTQNLVSTLLWFSGTSVKRLPNRVRYVYHQELDTMAECVGLKLAERWGDWAGGAFTEQSKRHISVYGRATTGLLNELSPTHVRQAPRGG; encoded by the coding sequence ATGGCTGACGAATTCATCTACGACGAAAATTGGTCGGCAATGTATGAGCTACTTACATTGCTGCGAGGTAAGAATGATGAGGTTGGCGAGACTGTCGCCTTTCTTCAGCGATTTTCCAGCGGAGGGACTGCTCTTGAACTTGGCATTGGCGACGGACGCGTGGCGGTGCCGTTGAGCGAGCGCGGCGTCAAGGTCGAAGGTATCGACAATTCGGACAGCATGTTGAACCTTCTCGCCAAGCGTACTGATCTGATTAAGTTTTGGAAGGCAGATATTTCAAGATTTAGATCGGAGCAACGCTACAACTTGGTGTATTGCGTTTGGAATACATTCACGCAGGCCGTCACGCGCGAAGCGCAAATAGCTTGCCTCCGATCTGCCGTGGAGGCGTTAGATGATGGAGGGAATTTGGTGATAGATGTAGGCGTGCCGCCCTTGGATGGTTTCGTCAACGGCCAGAAAATTTCCACGCTCGTTGTGGATCATGAGAATACGATCATCGCTGCTGATGTGCACGATCCCCTAACCCAAAACTTGGTCTCAACCCTCCTCTGGTTTTCTGGTACGTCGGTCAAACGATTGCCCAATCGCGTTCGTTACGTCTATCATCAGGAACTCGATACCATGGCCGAATGCGTAGGGCTCAAGCTGGCGGAGCGTTGGGGAGATTGGGCAGGAGGTGCGTTCACCGAACAGTCCAAACGTCATATCTCTGTTTACGGCCGAGCGACGACCGGTCTATTAAATGAGTTATCTCCAACTCATGTAAGGCAAGCCCCTCGAGGCGGATGA
- a CDS encoding dimethylarginine dimethylaminohydrolase family protein — MSQTRSVYQFNSAIVREPSISVVNGLRADDRGGPTYEGVKGEHDAYVASLRHAGVEVSVLPSLEAFPDSLFVEDPALVFTGGAILLRPGAPSRVAETAELAPILRDMFDTVLELPTPGQADGGDIMYTPNSVLIGLSDRTDKAGAEALVSCIEQLGGKAQIAETPKGVLHFKTASSLLDDETVISTAALAKASVFKEFRQFIVPEGEEPAANVLRVNDIVMVSAGYPRTIEMLEKANYKVVPLKTAEIERIDAGLSCMSLRWYRDCR, encoded by the coding sequence ATGTCGCAAACCAGATCGGTCTATCAGTTCAACTCCGCAATCGTTCGCGAACCCTCGATCTCGGTCGTCAACGGCCTACGCGCCGATGATCGGGGAGGTCCTACCTATGAAGGCGTCAAGGGCGAGCACGACGCATACGTTGCGTCCTTGCGGCATGCAGGTGTCGAAGTGAGCGTCCTGCCGTCTCTTGAGGCCTTTCCAGACTCTTTGTTTGTCGAAGACCCGGCGCTCGTTTTCACCGGGGGCGCCATCCTGCTCCGTCCCGGCGCGCCAAGCCGGGTCGCCGAGACCGCGGAGCTCGCGCCGATCCTGCGCGATATGTTCGACACCGTGCTAGAACTCCCTACCCCGGGACAAGCCGACGGCGGGGATATCATGTACACCCCAAATAGCGTCCTGATAGGCCTGTCCGATCGCACCGACAAGGCCGGGGCAGAGGCCCTTGTCTCCTGTATCGAGCAACTCGGCGGGAAGGCCCAGATTGCCGAGACTCCGAAAGGCGTTCTGCATTTCAAGACGGCCTCCTCGCTGCTCGACGATGAAACCGTGATTTCGACCGCTGCCCTCGCGAAGGCTTCCGTATTCAAGGAATTCCGCCAGTTCATCGTCCCGGAAGGCGAAGAGCCTGCGGCGAACGTGCTGCGCGTCAACGACATCGTCATGGTCAGCGCGGGCTACCCGCGCACGATTGAGATGCTCGAAAAGGCGAATTACAAGGTCGTGCCTCTGAAGACCGCCGAGATCGAGAGGATCGATGCCGGGCTCTCCTGTATGTCGCTGCGCTGGTACCGGGACTGCAGGTAG
- a CDS encoding type II toxin-antitoxin system HipA family toxin — MADFEVHIDLDGRTRPIGLARSNRVRGTETMLFEYDGAWLEDSDRFSLEPALALTRGAFAPPAGLATFGSIGDSAPDTWGRRLMQRAERRLADQEGRAVRTLIESDYLLSVADETRLGALRFRWVGEEIFQAPIRTGVPALIELGRLLQITERILRDEETDEDLQLIFAPGSSLGGARPKASVIDQHGHLSIAKFPKETDDYSMETWEQIALRLAGQAGIATPRHELIEVAGKPVMLSRRFDRDGASRIPFLSAMAMMGAKDGERGSYPEIVDALAQHGAQGKTDAHALYRRVVFNVLVSNVDDHLRNHGFLWLGKAGWSLSPAYDLNPVPTDLKARVLTTNIDLDEGTCSLDLLEAASIFFALTLPQARAIIKEVATVTATWRDTAKAVGARSAEISRMASAFEHDDLKLALAL, encoded by the coding sequence ATGGCTGACTTCGAGGTCCATATCGATTTGGACGGCCGCACACGCCCGATCGGACTGGCGAGGAGCAATCGCGTCCGGGGCACCGAGACCATGCTCTTCGAGTATGACGGAGCATGGCTTGAGGATTCGGACCGCTTCTCGCTAGAGCCAGCTCTTGCTCTGACCCGCGGAGCCTTCGCCCCCCCTGCAGGTCTTGCGACTTTCGGCTCCATCGGCGACTCAGCGCCGGATACCTGGGGCCGGCGCCTCATGCAGCGCGCCGAACGCCGCCTCGCCGACCAAGAAGGCCGCGCGGTTCGCACGCTTATAGAAAGCGACTACCTGCTCAGCGTCGCCGACGAGACGCGACTTGGCGCCCTCCGCTTCCGCTGGGTCGGCGAAGAGATTTTCCAAGCGCCGATCCGCACGGGCGTTCCCGCTTTAATCGAGCTTGGCCGTTTGCTCCAGATCACCGAACGGATCCTCCGAGACGAGGAAACGGATGAAGACCTGCAGCTCATCTTTGCCCCAGGCTCCTCCCTGGGCGGTGCCCGACCGAAGGCCTCGGTTATCGACCAACATGGTCACCTCTCCATAGCGAAATTCCCGAAGGAGACCGACGACTACAGTATGGAGACCTGGGAACAGATCGCGCTGCGGCTGGCCGGCCAGGCAGGTATTGCCACGCCTCGACACGAGCTGATCGAGGTCGCCGGCAAGCCAGTCATGTTGTCGCGGCGCTTCGATCGTGACGGTGCGAGCCGCATCCCGTTCCTGTCGGCGATGGCGATGATGGGCGCCAAGGACGGTGAGCGCGGCAGCTATCCGGAGATCGTCGATGCCCTTGCTCAACACGGCGCCCAGGGGAAGACGGACGCGCATGCCCTCTATCGGCGGGTCGTCTTCAATGTGCTGGTTTCCAATGTCGACGACCACCTCCGCAATCACGGTTTCCTATGGCTGGGAAAGGCGGGGTGGTCTCTCTCGCCGGCATACGACCTCAATCCCGTCCCGACAGATCTCAAGGCCCGGGTGCTGACGACGAACATCGATCTCGATGAGGGCACCTGTTCGCTCGATCTGCTTGAAGCCGCGTCGATATTTTTCGCGCTCACCCTGCCGCAGGCCCGCGCGATTATCAAAGAGGTCGCGACCGTGACAGCGACCTGGCGCGATACAGCCAAGGCGGTCGGCGCTCGATCGGCGGAAATCAGCCGAATGGCCAGCGCTTTCGAGCATGACGATCTCAAGCTGGCGCTGGCGCTATGA
- the tdh gene encoding L-threonine 3-dehydrogenase, producing MSNMMKALVKAKAEPGIWMEEVPVPEIGPNDVLIKIKKTAICGTDVHIYNWDQWAQKTVPVPMVTGHEFVGTVADFGAAVTEYKVGQRVSGEGHIVCGHCRNCRAGRGHLCRNTLGVGVNRPGAFGEYLAIPQHNVVPIPDDVPDEIAAIFDPLGNAVHTALSFDLVGEDVLVTGAGPIGIMGALVAQCVGARKVVITDINPVRLALAKKLGVQHVVDASKEKLRDVMPVLGMTEGFDVGLEMSGAAPAFRDMIDTMNNGGKIAILGIAPTGFEIDWNKVIFKMLHLKGIYGREMFETWYKMIALVQGPLDVSGLITHRIGIDDFQAGFDAMRSGSSGKVVMDW from the coding sequence ATGTCGAACATGATGAAAGCGCTGGTGAAGGCCAAGGCCGAACCAGGCATCTGGATGGAAGAGGTGCCGGTGCCGGAAATCGGCCCTAACGACGTGCTGATCAAGATCAAGAAGACGGCGATCTGCGGCACCGACGTGCACATCTACAATTGGGACCAGTGGGCGCAGAAGACGGTGCCGGTGCCGATGGTGACGGGCCATGAATTCGTCGGCACCGTTGCCGATTTCGGCGCAGCGGTCACCGAATACAAGGTCGGCCAGCGCGTGTCGGGCGAGGGCCACATCGTCTGCGGTCATTGCCGCAACTGTCGCGCCGGGCGAGGGCATCTGTGCCGCAACACGCTCGGCGTCGGCGTCAACCGTCCGGGCGCCTTCGGTGAGTATCTGGCTATCCCGCAGCACAATGTCGTGCCGATCCCCGATGATGTGCCGGACGAGATCGCCGCCATCTTCGATCCGTTGGGCAATGCCGTGCACACGGCACTCTCCTTCGATCTGGTCGGCGAGGACGTGCTGGTCACCGGCGCCGGGCCGATCGGCATCATGGGCGCGCTCGTCGCCCAATGCGTCGGCGCGCGAAAAGTGGTGATCACCGACATCAACCCGGTGCGGCTGGCGCTGGCAAAAAAACTCGGCGTGCAGCACGTCGTCGACGCGTCCAAGGAAAAGCTGCGCGACGTCATGCCGGTGCTCGGTATGACCGAAGGTTTCGATGTCGGCCTTGAAATGTCGGGTGCCGCGCCCGCCTTCCGCGATATGATCGACACCATGAACAATGGCGGCAAGATCGCCATTTTGGGCATTGCACCGACCGGTTTCGAGATCGACTGGAACAAGGTGATCTTCAAGATGCTGCATCTCAAGGGCATCTATGGCCGTGAGATGTTCGAGACCTGGTACAAGATGATCGCGCTGGTGCAGGGGCCGCTGGATGTTTCCGGGCTTATCACGCACCGCATCGGCATCGACGATTTCCAAGCCGGCTTCGATGCGATGAGGAGCGGTAGTTCGGGCAAGGTGGTGATGGACTGGTGA
- the ctlX gene encoding citrulline utilization hydrolase CtlX → MSKVSMQAPRAVVMIRPHHFTPNPVTAADNTFQVRDEKRKPDDLVALAYQEATRMADGLAEAGITVHLYEDESAATPDSVFPNNWFSTHSGGHVAIYPMYSENRRQERRTDIIEMLKAEYRVQDVIDYSGLEKDGVFLEGTGAMVLDHIARVAYVVRSNRANEVALERFCTHFNFEPMIFDAVDRSGKAIYHTNVLMCVGTDFALLGAQSIPDPWRRREVVARLEETGRQIVELSIEQIEDFAGNAIELEGTDGRIVAISGRAHAALQAEQISAIEQSARLLPFDVSTIELAGGSVRCMLAGIHLSRRRAQPAQTPFTAQASRTAKHY, encoded by the coding sequence ATGAGCAAAGTATCCATGCAGGCGCCGAGGGCCGTCGTGATGATCCGTCCTCATCACTTCACGCCGAATCCGGTCACTGCGGCAGACAATACGTTCCAGGTGCGCGATGAAAAGCGGAAGCCGGATGATCTGGTCGCTCTGGCATATCAAGAAGCCACGCGTATGGCCGATGGCCTCGCTGAGGCCGGGATCACTGTCCACCTCTATGAGGATGAATCGGCCGCAACACCCGACTCCGTCTTTCCGAACAACTGGTTTTCGACCCATTCTGGCGGGCATGTCGCGATCTATCCGATGTACTCGGAGAATCGAAGGCAAGAGCGCCGGACCGACATCATCGAGATGCTCAAGGCTGAGTACCGGGTTCAGGATGTCATCGATTATTCCGGCCTCGAGAAAGACGGGGTCTTCCTCGAAGGGACCGGTGCGATGGTGCTCGACCACATTGCCCGTGTCGCCTACGTGGTGCGTTCCAACAGGGCCAACGAGGTTGCGCTCGAACGGTTCTGCACGCACTTCAATTTCGAGCCAATGATCTTTGACGCAGTCGATCGCAGCGGCAAGGCAATCTATCACACCAATGTCCTGATGTGCGTCGGCACCGATTTCGCGTTGTTAGGGGCGCAGTCGATCCCTGATCCCTGGCGGCGGCGGGAAGTCGTCGCGAGGTTGGAGGAAACCGGTCGTCAGATCGTGGAGCTTTCGATCGAGCAGATCGAAGACTTCGCCGGCAATGCCATTGAACTGGAGGGCACGGATGGTCGCATTGTTGCCATTTCCGGGCGAGCACACGCGGCGCTGCAGGCGGAGCAGATATCGGCAATCGAGCAGTCCGCGCGACTATTGCCGTTCGATGTCTCGACAATCGAACTCGCGGGTGGATCGGTCCGGTGCATGCTTGCAGGGATTCACCTGTCGAGGCGCAGGGCGCAGCCCGCACAGACGCCATTCACCGCCCAAGCAAGCCGCACAGCGAAACACTACTGA
- a CDS encoding helix-turn-helix domain-containing protein: MPTPHNPPAAVRRVLRKLGADIHDARRRRRLPMAVVAERAFTSRSTLQRVEAGDTNVSVGIYAGVLQALGLLEGLGQVADISNDSVGQALASADLPKHVHLQRPTGSSRDG; this comes from the coding sequence ATGCCCACTCCACACAACCCTCCTGCTGCGGTGCGGCGCGTGCTGCGCAAGCTTGGGGCTGACATTCATGATGCCCGTCGACGCCGACGGCTGCCGATGGCGGTGGTAGCCGAGCGCGCCTTCACTTCTCGCTCGACTCTGCAAAGGGTCGAAGCCGGGGACACCAACGTCAGCGTCGGCATCTATGCCGGCGTCCTGCAGGCGCTCGGCCTCCTCGAGGGCCTAGGCCAGGTCGCCGACATCAGCAACGACAGCGTCGGTCAGGCGCTCGCCAGTGCCGACCTGCCCAAGCATGTCCACCTCCAGCGGCCAACCGGATCGTCGCGCGATGGCTGA